AAGTGGGGTGAGGCTGATGAAcctggggatggatggatggagcagTGCCCACAGGGCTCGGGGCAGCCCCAGGTATGTGCAGCAGGACCTGCAGCCTCGCACCAAATGTCATCGTCCGGCCACGTGTGCACAACCAACAGCCTGATGCTTCTCCTTGGGGTGGGCGTTAAGAGTTGGAGAGGTTTGAGGAATAGCCTGCAAGAAATGGCAGGCAATCTGGGAATAAGGGGGACTCTTAAATCACTTGCAAGTTGTAAATCAAGGCTGGCTGTTTATCTAAAGGATCTGCCGCGGCTCAACAGCGAGAATCAGGCAGCACAATTCATTTGGCCTGACTTAAATAACTGTAAGGGAAAAGCCTCCCTATTGCTAAGGGGATATCAGGATGCTGTTGTCGTCCTCAGTAATactggtgaggcactggctgTAAATGCATGTAACTCTTGTTCTTGGTTTCAGTTGATATCAGAAGAGGATTTCCAATGTGCTGGAAGCGCCGCCCCTCCATAAGGGTGAAGCATTAGTTTCCAGTTGGCAGCGATGTTCCAGGTGGGGACAGCACAGCGGTGAGGGCTGGGGGTGCCAGTCTGGTGCTGCAGGACATCACCCAACAGGTGAGTGCTGGGAAGTCGTGTCTGGAAAATCACTTTTTGTCCTGGAGATGTGGGAAGAGATGGGCTGCGAGCCCTGGATCTCCTCCAGCACCAGGAATGGAGGAGCTGGGACAAGGCACAAACCTCACCTTCAAACACTGCTAATAGAAAACCTTCCAGCCATGGGGAAGGAGCCTCAGTCAGTACCCAGACAGGGCTGTGGTGTCACCTCGAATGACTCCAAGTGTTGCTAATGGGATCCTCCCAGGTGAGCTCTGCATGGTGgtgcttctcctctcctctgccagctgctgtgtAGGTCCTCATGGAGGAGGTGCCCTCGGTGCCCCAGTGCTCTCCtgttgctgcagctcctccagcaggagcaggatgTTGTCAGTGAACTCATTGCGCTGCTTCCCCATCCCACGCAGCTTCAcgggctgcaggctggggtgGGGTGGCTCGTATGGGTGCGGGCAGCACAGCTCGGACAGGAACAGCCAGGTGCTGTCAGGGTCCACACGCATTAAGTGGTGGAAAACGCTTCAGAAAGTgatgagaagaaaggagagaagagtAAGGAGAAAGGTTTCTAATTTACATCCAATGGGGTCATTATAAGCATAGAACCCCTCCCCAGGGGATCTGCTGCTCCCCACAGAACTCTGCTGCCTCTCGTGCCCACCACAGCATGGGATCATCTCCCGTATCCCGGAGTGCTGTGCAGCTTAGAGAACAACTTGACTCTTACAATTCCCAACTAACTCTTTGGGTAGTATCTAAGCAACCTGTTTCCATGGCAAAGAAACCTGGGGTTAATccaggtttgttttctgttgttgttggtttgggttttgttgtggttttttttcccctttttaagTTAAATATGATTTCATTGAATGTTGCCTCGTGCAGGTGGTTCTTAGTGGGCTCCAGCCCAGCTTGCAAACGACAGCTGTCACTAAGAATCCAATAAGCTACACAGACAAACCAAGGGGTGTCTTTAATGTCGTGTAATCAAACAGGGGATCTAAAAAGATCCCAAAATAGCTCAAATTTGTTCCAGTTGTGTTAACCAACCGGTTCTTGTGGCACTGGGCAGGGAGGCTATTCTGGTGCCTGGGCTTCTCCCAAGCTCTGAGCAAAGCCATGGAGCAAACGGGCTGGCAGAAGAACCAGCCTGTCTGGCttttgcagctgtgctgggtaTTAAGTGGAGGCAGGTCAatgcaggctgcaggaagagcggggaaattatttctgtgctttcagagggggggaaaaaaaaccccattcGTACCCAGAATGGTGACAGAAAGGTCAGATGGGGAGCTCTGCAGGCTGTAAACATTGATTAAAAAGAAGTGTAAATTTCAAAACAGTCGCTTCAAACTGAGAAGAAACGCGGCGCTATTTGTAAAGCGCTGACATGGGCTGCTGACTTATTTCttcatctccttccttccccccccatTTCAGggtttgatgttttgtttttcctcaagcTGAGGAGCTCGGGGTGATGCCGCTCAGTGAGGTGATCAGATGCTCAACTCCATGTTTTAATTTACAccgtttccccccccccccttagtCTCATTCCTGACCTCTCACAACGCAGCCTCTCAGCTGCACAATGTTTGGTCACCTTCCCTGCAGGCGTGTTGGCTCACCTTCAATCACAGCAAAGCCGTCCCTACGTACCCTGCTTTTCCCAAGCTTTGGTGTTTTAGTTTCTTCAAGCGAGACGTGGGTGATGTTTATCCCCTGGAATGCCACCAGCAGCCATAGGAAagccctcctttccctttccctgcctCAGACATTCTGgagttcttctttctttgcctgTTGAGTTCTGCACAAAGCTGCATTTACCAAATTCACTTACTCCCACTGCTTCATCCAATAAAACTACAGGGTCCCATAAATGGGATTAAATGTTCTCCCTGGAGCACCATAACGTTCCTGGAAGACaaaaatctacttttttttttttttggtgatggCAGCACGTTGGCCCCAAATTGCTGCTCAGCCCTTTGCATCACTACGGAACCTTCACTTTAAAATCAGGCTCAGACAATGAGGGGAGTTATTGCAGCTGCCTTTGGATGAGCTGACCTTCCTCCTTGGCAGGTCACAACTCATGAGTGGCGTAAGAAACCAAAGAGGTGAGCAAAAACCAGTTAGCATAAATCAGCACGGCACGTGGGTCCCAGCCATCCTTATACCCTGTATGATTTCGGTAGTGATAAAGCTGAGTTATGTGATGTGTGTTGGCACTCGGGCTGCAGCTAAGATTAGTTCTGTTCTATCTGTTTTTAGAAGCATTTAAATTGCAGAATATTTCATGTAGCAGGCTGATCATTTGCCCTTGCCTAAATGCACATCATATGGCTAATTCAGtattccccccccctcccttccccccatccctagtgtgtgtgtgagaaatTACACAGCTTTTCAGCCTGCTTTGTTAATGATTTAAAAGCTTAAGTTTCCAAACAGATAAATCCTGGTGTTCTGCTTTCCATGCTGGCGTTGCTTACACAGATGAACGTTATATTGTATCGAGGATATGCAAGCCTACAGCAAAGAGCCCCTTTGCAGAACAAATGCTGCTGAAACCTGCTGCGACACCATAAAAGCCACTAAGGTAAAAATAAACTGAGTCTCACCAAGTCCGGAATACAAACAAAGGTATGGCTTCAGCTTCTGAGAGCTCTGTCTGtctcagctgctgcccagccacACAAAAGCTCTCGCACACCCCTGGGAGGTCTGCACTCAGGTGAAAGGGAGCTGAcagctttttccctttttaacaGCCTGCCCTCTGAAATCTGCTGTGCCCGCTGAACCTGCTCGCAGCTGCCTGCCTCTCCCATTAGGGGAGGGAAGGTGGGCCACACAAAGAGGGTGGCTCTTCCCCATCCTTCAGCAGGAACAGAGACATGTGGCGTTCTTGTTCGTTTCCTACATTCCATAACTGGACACATTTTGTCTGCTGAAATGTCTGCCCTTGTTTCCAGGTGACAACGTATGGCAGGAGTGATTTCTTATCCTGACAGCAGGAACATGTTGAGCAGGATTTCGAACAGCAACTAGCAAAGTGTGTCTGTCAACGCTTCATAGGGCTAATGCATGTTCACCTAAACTGTTTGTGCTCTTTTAACCTCTCCCAGCCTTTGCAGAGCAAGACTGGTGCCAAGACTGACAGCGACCTAAACAACACAGGTCTACCTGGCTGAGCCTGGGGTGGGGGAACAGGCCTTTTTTCCTGCCTAGCTGCGGGCTGGTGGTGGAGGAGGTAAGTCATTTCACTGGGCCCTACAGCAGAGCTGTTCTTCTGATAGGTCTGACCCACATGGATAATTCATCTTGAATAATacctgagaaattctatgaGAGACAGTGTTCTACCAGACACAGACATGCTgggaaaaggaatgagaaaggaGTAAGAGGAAAGGGGTTACAGTGTTTCTCCCTCTCCCCAAATTACTTGTACACCAGATAGATCTGCATTTAAGAGACATTACCTCTGGGCAGCTTCTTGCAACTGCATGGGTTGCTTGGCACTGAGGTACACCAGGCAAGCATCTGCCACTTTATTCAGGTCACTCTCACCTGCAGGaatggaacagaaaagaagggtAGGAGGTAACCTACTCAGCTGCTGCCACCTAATAGAATCTGCTCTAAATTGGCAGCAATGGGCTTCTGAGCCTTTGAACTGTCTGACCCAGAGCTCTTCTGACCTCTCCTCTTGAAAATCTTGCTGTGGAGCTAGGAAAGCAATCAAGAGTATTGAGAGAGGAAAATAGCAACCAGCCAGCAAGCTTTCTCCCTCATCAAAGTCAGCTCCAGAAATTTAACCTCGAAGAATTTCAGAGAGTTTCATTCCATAGAAGAATAATGTGTTGCATGTAAAGGGTCGCCCAGAGAGATACCTCAAAACTGAACCAGTCAGCTTAGCCAGAAGTCTCATCTGGGTGCTGGTTTTCAGTTGAGAACAAAGCATGGCCCAACAGGTCTGACTGCAGCAACTCAAACATTCCACTTCGTACCCATTCTAATACACAAATAGATAGTCAGATTCTGTGCGGCACAGGGAAACACTCTCTTTAGAAATAGAACAGATTAAGGTCCAGCAGGACTTGGATGTGATGAATCTGGAGAAGATCTGGAGATCAGCCTGTGGGGCACCAGAAGAATGGGAACCAAGTACAGGCCCAGTTAGCCATGACAAAAGGAGTTACATCAGACAGAGATCTCATACAGTCCACACCTCCCCTGGTACTCAcccatgtccagcttctcacaCAGAGAACCCAGTCCCTGCAACACAGCGAGCTGTAACTTGAAGGCAAGCGTGTGGTTGTACACAGGCCCAGCTCTAGCACTTGCTGCAGCTTGGCTGAGGAGGGAGCTGGTCAGCTTAGGCAGGACATCCTTGGAGAATCTCTGCCTCAAAAAGTCCCCACACTTTCGTGCCAGGGTACACAGCACCTAGTGGAGAAAGTTCAGTTACTGGAGGTTCAGTGCACCCACAGGTCTGTGAGTTGGCTGCTCAGAATTACCAcactcagcagcaccagcagtaAATCTGGATAACACattctgtgtttattatttttacagtggAAAGGAACATGACCACACCAGCCACCACCTCCCGTGCAAAGCAGAAGATAAACTTTTGACAGAGAGGCTGGGTGAGCTGCACCTTGCTGCTTGGTTTCACACTGCTAACTTTCTGGGATTGCTCTTCTCTCCTCAGCAAGGCAAAGGTAAGGGTGGTTTGTGCCTATTCAGAACTGCTGGTGGAGCCTCTGATGGAAGATGTTTTCCAAGAGTTAGTCCTGCACAGTGATCCTGCACTTGTATCAGAGCAGGCACACGGGACGTGTGGCTACTCAGAAATTCTAGTGCATGGCTTCTTGAATTTGGGGAATCAAAACCTTCCTTTTATTCACACTGAAGGATTTGAAAATGAGTCTCGTTCTGCACAGCAGAGGAAGCCCAGTGAAACTCCAGAGCTGTCAACCTCAGGCAATGCATTTTTTGTGTAACCAGTGATTCAGGAAGAGAATGCTGTCAGCTGGCATGGCCACGAAATCTTTTGAAATGTTATTATGAGGCTAAGTCTGCACTTAAcctctcccctcccctgccAATGTTTCAATTGCAAAACATTCCCCTCTCTTCAGCCTAAGACTTCCAAAGGGGGTTGCTGAGACTGTGCTTCCAGCAAGGGTAAGTTGCACTGTTTAGTCTCAAAACTTTATCTGTGGACATGCTGTGGTTAGGAGGGCTACAAACCTACCCAGTGCAGGGAGATGATCCTATTTTCTGAAccacatttaaatatatattcataaaaataattccatAAACTCAAGAGTTTTTCTCACTGGCCATAACAGCTTCTGAGCTGCTTGCCTTCTCAGTGCCAGCTTGAAGGCTGTTGGCAAAGATTCACTGCTGTACCTTGAAGGCTCTCAGTACTGCCAGAGGGTCATCGCTAATCAGCCGAGTGACAAGAGCTGGCCAGACACGATGAGCCATGGGAAGCAGATGGTTTCCGTGAGGATGCAGCACAGTTACACAGAGCTCCAGCACGTCCAGGACCTGTGCACAAGAGATGGGAAACAGACTTTCAGAACATTGCAGCACCAGGCGTTCAGGTGGATGCCCGGCATCACAGCAGGGAGTGAGGATAAAGAAAGATTCTAACACAAAGGGGTATAGTTTCACCTCAGCGTGAGCTGGGATAACTGAATACTGCACAGAACGTTGGCCTACTCTGAAATCAACAAGCAGCCCAGTGATGTAACTCATGCAGGGCTACATGGCCAGGCAGAAATAAGGACGAGATCTCTAGCTGGatcctgcaggctgagctgtgcaCTAGGACCCCACTGTTCCtgttgcacagcagcaggatCACCTCATAGGGCTGAGGCCGCTGTAGTAAGAATCTGGGTTATGcctcactgctgcatttttctgtcttgctttgcAGTTTAAAAGGAGGACACCTTCAAAGGATTTTATAatttaaagaaaggagaaaaaaaaggagaaaaaagccaGGCTCCTCGGCTTGCTTATCACAACCCCAGcaacttctgaaatgtttgttaGTCTGTGAAGTCTACAGCCAGAAAGGGGAGGATGGGAGAAAGatgctttctccttcttccaCCAAACGCTGAGGTGTGATGGAGCACCAAGGAAACGTGCTTGTCACAAAGGCACCCTTAAGATCACACACAGCCTGGCTGCCACTCCTAACAGACTGCTTTCAGAAaactctttcccttttcttgctGTCACTTGAAGGGCCTGTCCTGAATAAGCATCCGGTAGCACTAATCTTGAGACAGCAGGAAGCCCCACATGCATCGTGTACACATCAAGGAGGCTATCAGCCCCTCCATGGGCACCACCTGTCCCTTAAACCACTGTTCACTCACCTTCAGCCGCACACGGAGGTTCCTGTCAGACAGCAAATGGATGCACCTCTCCATCACATCTTTGGCCAGCTGAGCATGGCTTGGCAGTGGAGTTTCTCCTGCATCAGAGTTGCTCGGCTCGGGCTTAGCAAGGAGGGGAACCTCATCTGGAGGACAAAACTATTACTGAAACCATGAAAATGACTTAGAAATTCTGGGAGATCAGAATACCCACCCAGGGCTACTCTGCAAATTCCCAAATGAGACCTTTAGCATTTCTGAGCATGTTTAGATATAGCCAATTATGTGCTTGAGCTCTGTGAGTTAAATGGCAGATTCAGACTGTGGGACTGgggaagttttgctttctttattacACAATGCAATTGGTCTGACGTTTACAGTCTCTCTTCACCATACACTTCTTTATTTCccattgatttttattaaaaatgaaaggcttGGATATTTAAAGATGAAGTACTTAAAGGTCAAGATTGCAGCATAGTCCAGTAAAGACTACAAAGTTCCCTACGTGAATGTCTGCAGGGCCTTCCAAGGCCAGgtaggaaagaagcagcagcattatGAGACAGGACAAAATGGCATAGGGATTCCTCAGGGAGGGTGAGGAAGCTGAAACGGGATTCTGAAATGAGGCAAGTTTGGGTACTGGacccaacaaaacaagaacaccAAGCAGTACCTCACATGAGCTACAGACAGCTCAGAGCAAACCTGAGATTGTCATGAGCATGTCAGTCTTACAGTACCATCCAGAGACCCTCAACTGATGAAAGGAAGCCTCAGAAATCACTATTTTTCTCTAAGCTGAAGATACTCAGCTCCAGTACTGACCTGCCTCCTCATCACCCGAGTCAGAAAGGTTGCCCTCTGCAATCTGCTTCTGCTTGACGTAGTCGAGGAAGAATCGCTCCACTTCCTGACTTGTTATCTCCTGCTGCATGTGGGACAAAGTCCTGCTCTGCCCCTCTGCAGCCTGCCTCTGCTGGTGCTCCTTGCTGCAGGATGGTCCAAACCACTGGACTGCAAGAGAGGAACTGATATATCACTAAGCATTCATAATTCTTTCCTGCAAGACAACTAGTTATCACAGTTTCCTTGAGATCAATATTTTAAGCATGGGATTGAAGCACATAACTAGGCAGAAGCTGTCGCATCACCAGGACCTCACGTGACTGTTAAAACCCTGATGGACACAGCAATACATCCCATGTGCTTCTACTGAACATTTATGGGAGGAGTAAAACTACTCTTTTTGAACCACATCCCCATAACTCTGCAGGCCAGGAAGACAAAGTGGTTATCATTATTGCCTATAAGCAAAGAAACTGGTTATTACTGCCCATAAGCAAATGTTGCAGTACCTCAGCTACTTGAAACCCCTCCCCATGGCAAGTCTAAATGTCAAAGCCCAGGACCCTTCGTCACAGCAACACTGAATTGTGCAAAGCAAACATCACTTAGGTACCTAGAGCTGCCGTTAAGGAGTGGAGGACACCGAGGAAGGTGGAAGCCTGGTTATTATAGGACTGATCTAGTGCAGACAGCACATCTTGGATAACATCTTCTACCAGTGGCAGCAAGCTGGCATCTGAGTGTCTCAGCATCGTGCTCAGGACCTGGGCAGCATGAGGCTGGTGTGCCAGCTGACGCAAGTTCAGGGAAATCCCATTCACCAGATAGTCAGAATTCTGATTAATCAAACTCTGCACAGAGTCATAACCGCAGGCCTCGCATATGTCCACCAGCGTCCCCTGTGCTGTCTCACTGATGAGCAGAGTCTTGTCACcagccttttccagcactgGGTAgagagctgacagcagaagCAAGCGGAACTCTCTCCCCAGGACAGTCGCAAAGCAACCAACCCCCTCCAGCTGGATGCAGAGCTGCCACACGTTGCTGTTCATGGTGTGAGTTGTTATATGTCGgcctggggatggcagaacTTTGCTGCATGCAGCTCCGGGGAGGGCAGCAAGTCCTGAACGCGGCACAGAGAGCTGCTCATGGCTGATCTCCTCTGTATCAATGCTAGTGACCAAATACCAGTTTGCCTGGTCTGTGTACTCCTCGAGAATGGATGTTATGGACCCTTTGAGATCATCCATGCTCAGTGAAACTTCCCTTTCCTGAAGGACATCCACCCCCACGCCAGCAGCTCCCGCAATCAGCTCATTGAGGACCATGGCAGCCTGCTTTCGGTACGCAGCAGACTCACTGTACAGCCCCATGAAATGATCCACGAGCAAATAGAGGTTCCCATAGTAGCCGAGAACACGACAAActtgctgaaggagctggaaaaTTTTTTCCTCCGTGAAGAAGCGGAAGTATTTTCTCTGCCACCTGCCCTTCTGCACACCGTGCTGCATGGAGGGGTCGTACCCACCCACACAGCCCCAGCGCCTGTCCTCCACTATCTTCACATCTGTCACATCCAGCTCCAGAACCTGCATCAGTGCTTTGGACAGGCGCTGGAGGTGGGACACGGAGTTGAGAACGATGTTAATCTTGGGGCCCAGCAGCTTCAAGTAGCCAAGTAATAAGCTCAAAGTGGAAAACTTGCCCGTGTCATCCTGGGAGTTCATCAGGCGAGGAAGGGCTGTGGCAAGGGAATGGAGGTTCTCTGAGAGAACATCAGCGAGGGCCCTGTTCTGTGCtaccag
This genomic window from Excalfactoria chinensis isolate bCotChi1 chromosome 15, bCotChi1.hap2, whole genome shotgun sequence contains:
- the TTI1 gene encoding TELO2-interacting protein 1 homolog; amino-acid sequence: MAVFDTPREAFGALRPACVQLTKAQTVENVARLEARLAAVGAGALQELQEYVLFPLRFALKVPGPRRERVVQRVLQCLGAVLLNTRVRSPRLLQELLSELCSCLPAPHGAPAPAEELQLDAVRAMLALLHSAQRDAIAALYQPSCLPLLGFAVSLLLGLAERERAKQIKLAALECLQVLTLQCECQEHRCLREEEEQQRYGDLFASFLPGVSIVLSRIIAGDVKQGHRITVSAIRLFYHIVGLVMADEQLARVPKQKEKPSVEQSRIAELIVHRGPEWSKSTSEKLSLLLHKIVELSSIHSHWRVRLELVELVHHLLSNCRLSLVDSFTHLLKALVGLVNDENSEVQSRCNEVLQGIAEQQLVAQNRALADVLSENLHSLATALPRLMNSQDDTGKFSTLSLLLGYLKLLGPKINIVLNSVSHLQRLSKALMQVLELDVTDVKIVEDRRWGCVGGYDPSMQHGVQKGRWQRKYFRFFTEEKIFQLLQQVCRVLGYYGNLYLLVDHFMGLYSESAAYRKQAAMVLNELIAGAAGVGVDVLQEREVSLSMDDLKGSITSILEEYTDQANWYLVTSIDTEEISHEQLSVPRSGLAALPGAACSKVLPSPGRHITTHTMNSNVWQLCIQLEGVGCFATVLGREFRLLLLSALYPVLEKAGDKTLLISETAQGTLVDICEACGYDSVQSLINQNSDYLVNGISLNLRQLAHQPHAAQVLSTMLRHSDASLLPLVEDVIQDVLSALDQSYNNQASTFLGVLHSLTAALVQWFGPSCSKEHQQRQAAEGQSRTLSHMQQEITSQEVERFFLDYVKQKQIAEGNLSDSGDEEADEVPLLAKPEPSNSDAGETPLPSHAQLAKDVMERCIHLLSDRNLRVRLKVLDVLELCVTVLHPHGNHLLPMAHRVWPALVTRLISDDPLAVLRAFKVLCTLARKCGDFLRQRFSKDVLPKLTSSLLSQAAASARAGPVYNHTLAFKLQLAVLQGLGSLCEKLDMGESDLNKVADACLVYLSAKQPMQLQEAAQSVFHHLMRVDPDSTWLFLSELCCPHPYEPPHPSLQPVKLRGMGKQRNEFTDNILLLLEELQQQESTGAPRAPPP